Proteins from a genomic interval of Rosa chinensis cultivar Old Blush chromosome 2, RchiOBHm-V2, whole genome shotgun sequence:
- the LOC112184365 gene encoding G-type lectin S-receptor-like serine/threonine-protein kinase SD3-1 produces the protein MLQQEGLLLRSSFLLSIFVGFLLHSLAISEIPLGSKLSVVDKNIWASPNGDFAFGFFNQTDEPNYSVGIRFNSKSIPLGKQTLVWTAGANIMVGENSYVQLTQDGELVIIDSLKQVTVWSSRTSRLSVVSAALHDNGNLVLLNEEKHIVWQSFNTPSDTLLPGQNFSRSQMLRAASKNIMSDYLSSYYTLFMNAYGQLQLRWEIHVVYWTSGSAPGSNLSAFITSAGALQLRDQDLKPVWSVFGADYNDSISYRFLRLDVDGNLRLYSWHEASMSWRAVWQAVENQCNVFATCGPHGICFFTESGSPDCKCPFNLVNGSMEKCSIPSQQCESGSNLFSYKHTLLYGMYTDDLVVGTSLQQCRSLCLKDPLCTAATFSNDGTAHCLVKRTQYVTGYSDPSLSSVSFVKVCADPLAVNPNLSMSSPSAQKFCFPCLIGAASVAVFLLFQLALGFWFYRRRKRRRNLVRKKASFAYTSSNSNDLIVLSFSEIEDFTEKFKHQIGREMFKAILPNKEPVAIKEMNASIEERKYRSAVSIIGGIHHKNLVKLQGYCCELNHRFLVYEYVKNGSVEKYIEDHKLCKRLTWGKRVDICLSVARAISYLHTSCRKCIIHGNLKCEDVLLDENLGAKVTGFGLGTIVGNEAFSSATRDVEDFGRMVLVLVSGCREVGDLCEWAYKEWSDGHPENVVDRRLDGMHITHELERVLRIAFWCLQIDERQRPSMSEVVMVLEGTSSVDPPPPPFA, from the coding sequence ATGCTTCAGCAGGAGGGACTTCTCCTCAGATCATCTTTCCTTCTAAGTATCTTTGTTGGGTTTCTCCTACATTCTCTTGCCATTTCAGAGATTCCTTTAGGTTCAAAACTTTCTGTAGTAGACAAAAACATCTGGGCCTCTCCGAATGGTGATTTCGCATTTGGATTTTTTAACCAAACAGATGAGCCTAACTATAGTGTTGGGATCCGTTTCAATTCAAAGTCTATTCCACTTGGAAAACAAACTCTGGTGTGGACTGCTGGAGCTAATATCATGGTTGGTGAAAATTCTTATGTCCAGTTGACCCAGGATGGAGAATTAGTAATCATTGATTCTTTGAAGCAAGTCACTGTATGGAGCAGCAGAACAAGCCGATTATCAGTTGTTTCAGCTGCTCTTCATGATAATGGAAACCTTGTCCTGTTGAATGAAGAGAAACATATTGTTTGGCAAAGTTTTAATACCCCCTCTGATACACTTCTTCCTGGACAGAACTTCTCTAGGTCGCAAATGCTTCGAGCTGCAAGCAAGAATATTATGTCCGATTATTTGTCCAGTTACTACACTCTCTTCATGAATGCTTATGGTCAGTTGCAACTCAGATGGGAAATTCATGTTGTCTATTGGACAAGTGGAAGTGCTCCTGGTTCAAATCTTAGCGCTTTCATCACCTCTGCTGGAGCCCTACAACTCCGCGACCAAGACTTGAAACCGGTATGGTCAGTTTTCGGGGCAGATTACAATGATTCCATAAGTTACCGGTTTCTTAGGCTAGATGTTGATGGTAATCTACGCTTGTACTCATGGCATGAAGCTTCAATGTCATGGAGAGCAGTCTGGCAAGCTGTTGAGAACCAGTGTAATGTCTTTGCAACTTGTGGCCCACATGGCATCTGTTTCTTTACCGAGTCTGGGTCACCTGATTGTAAATGCCCTTTTAATCTTGTGAATGGGTCCATGGAAAAATGCTCGATTCCGTCTCAGCAATGTGAATCTGGTTCCAACTTGTTTAGTTATAAGCATACGCTCCTATATGGAATGTATACTGATGATTTAGTTGTCGGAACTAGTTTACAGCAATGTAGAAGCTTGTGTCTCAAGGACCCACTATGTACAGCTGCAACCTTCTCAAATGATGGAACTGCACACTGCTTAGTGAAGAGAACACAGTATGTTACTGGCTATTCGGACCCTTCACTAAGTTCAGTATCTTTTGTGAAGGTGTGTGCAGATCCATTAGCTGTAAATCCCAATCTCTCCATGTCATCCCCTTCAGCACAGaagttttgttttccttgtctaATTGGAGCAGCCTCAGTTgctgtatttcttttatttcagTTGGCACTTGGTTTTTGGTTCTacagaagaaggaaaagaagaaggaatttGGTCAGGAAGAAAGCCAGTTTTGCTTATACCAGTTCCAATTCAAATGACTTGATTGTGTTATCCTTCTCCGAAATAGAGGACTTTACAGAAAAGTTTAAGCATCAGATTGGACGAGAGATGTTCAAAGCTATTCTTCCAAATAAAGAACCAGTTGCAATCAAAGAGATGAATGCGTCcattgaagaaagaaaatacCGGTCTGCAGTTTCAATTATAGGTGGCATTCATCACAAAAATCTTGTGAAGCTGCAGGGTTACTGTTGTGAGTTAAATCACAGGTTTCTGGTCTATGAATATGTCAAAAATGGTTCTGTGGAGAAATATATAGAAGACCATAAACTGTGTAAGAGGCTGACTTGGGGAAAGAGAGTTGATATATGCTTAAGCGTGGCAAGAGCCATTAGTTATCTACACACAAGCTGCAGGAAATGCATCATCCATGGGAATTTGAAATGCGAGGATGTGTTATTGGATGAAAATTTAGGGGCCAAGGTGACTGGATTCGGGCTTGGGACAATCGTCGGGAATGAAGCCTTCTCTTCAGCAACGAGAGATGTAGAAGACTTTGGTAGGATGGTGTTGGTTTTGGTGAGTGGGTGTAGAGAAGTTGGGGACCTCTGTGAATGGGCATACAAAGAGTGGTCAGATGGGCATCCGGAGAATGTAGTTGATAGAAGACTAGATGGTATGCATATAACTCACGAGCTCGAGCGTGTTTTAAGAATTGCATTTTGGTGTCTCCAAATTGATGAACGTCAAAGACCTTCAATGAGTGAggtggttatggtgttagaaggcaCATCGAGCGTTGACCCCCCACCTCCCCCTTTTGCTTGA
- the LOC112188263 gene encoding 40S ribosomal protein S16 gives MAAPAMKSVQCFGRKKTAVAVTYCKEGRGLIKINGCPIELVEPEILRFKAYEPILLLGRHRFAGVDMRIRVKGGGHTSQIYAIRQSIAKALVAYYQKFVDEESKREIKDILVRYDRTLLVADPRRCEPKKFGGRGARARFQKSYR, from the coding sequence ATGGCGGCTCCCGCGATGAAATCGGTGCAGTGCTTCGGGCGGAAGAAGACGGCGGTGGCGGTGACGTACTGCAAGGAAGGGCGGGGGTTGATAAAGATCAACGGGTGCCCAATCGAGCTGGTGGAGCCGGAGATCCTGCGGTTCAAGGCCTACGAGCCGATCCTTCTGCTGGGACGACACCGTTTCGCCGGCGTTGACATGAGGATCCGCGTCAAGGGAGGGGGTCACACTTCACAGATATACGCGATCCGTCAGAGCATCGCCAAGGCCTTGGTGGCTTATTACCAGAAGtttgtggatgaggagagcaaGAGGGAAATCAAGGACATTCTGGTCAGGTACGACCGTACTCTCCTTGTGGCTGATCCAAGGCGCTGCGAGCCCAAGAAGTTTGGTGGTCGTGGTGCCAGAGCTAGGTTCCAGAAGTCTTACCGTTGA